The Montipora capricornis isolate CH-2021 chromosome 3, ASM3666992v2, whole genome shotgun sequence genome window below encodes:
- the LOC138040286 gene encoding uncharacterized protein, which yields MATLSIASLLSFFSDEKKSIKKGENHFHSDHVEAFNYQQGVLRGEVHASMKKKVYKVSIYLDDQQEIKSTECECPRGAFKSSHAAALFIHGIHNLSRTDVECQWRKRKATTTLSNQAVSELFPRPKRYCALSRNPTEADRYALYEDLKEYGKFTGLCLLLSPEPPVANKLPMPSIEEIIFSDEFLGAKGSQEQLDCLIRRSKLDVHKIARISQLTVGQRENPVWHLARMGRLTASNFGSVLKAKRVTPSLVKRLLREYDLSRVKAVQWAVICLVESFVFSLSGLQKM from the exons ATGGCCACGCTATCTATCGCATCGCTGCTTTCTTTCTTCTCAGACGAAAAGAAATCGAttaaaaagggagaaaatcacTTTCACTCTGATCATGTGGAAGCATTTAATTACCAGCAAGGAGTTTTACGAGGAGAAGTCCACGCAAGTATGAAAAAGAAGGTTTATAAAGTCTCT ATTTACTTGGATGACCAACAAGAGATAAAATCGACCGAATGCGAATGTCCGAGAGGAGCATTTAAATCTAGCCATGCAGCTGCACTTTTTATTCACGGAATCCACAATCTTAGCCGAACAGACGTCGAATGCCAGTGGAGAAAAAGGAAGGCCACAACTACGCTGTCAAATCAAGCGGTTTCAGAGCTATTTCCTCGACCAAAAAGGTACTGTGCTTTGTCGAGGAACCCTACGGAAGCCGATCGTTACGCGCTGTATGAGGATCTAAAGGAATACGGAAAGTTTACAGGACTCTGCTTGCTGCTCAGCCCTGAGCCACCTGTTGCTAACAAGCTGCCCATGCCTTCCATCGAGGAAATTATTTTCTCTGACGAGTTTCTTGGAGCAAAAGGGAGTCAAGAACAGCTGGATTGCTTGATTCGCCGTTCCAAACTAGATGTACATAAAATCGCAAGGATTAGCCAGTTAACTGTGGGCCAAAGAGAGAACCCTGTTTGGCATTTGGCCAGAATGGGTCGACTTACTGCCAGTAACTTTGGCTCTGTCCTCAAAGCTAAAAGAGTCACTCCATCACTAGTAAAACGTCTCCTTAGGGAGTATGATTTATCAAGAGTCAAAGCAGTCCAGTGGGCAGTTATTTGTCTTgtagaaagttttgttttttcgttgtcTGGACTACAAAAGATGTAG
- the LOC138040287 gene encoding uncharacterized protein, giving the protein MPGDDPQRKTETRLSEKRSQTAHGMQSEEETNDAPTEEPSLKSKLGAGERVSRLEIAEQANKRLVTYMENTCTRHQTPEAGKPGCGLGYLVSFIKEHYADENKRYNQLPTRLIGDQAISLGRYGYRLMDGLECADESPAQHLRTLALGRIVLYLRQACTLFKKVSTNKAEVLELKEYCQLYFNFYCLFFPSYVNVTTWTIAYAIPYHALKIYDKYRIGYGIISLQAKEAKHLGIKSDLALSNRSNKTDATRKWWQVMRANYIRSFYLPEHQPMPSCYSSHFKSRVPPHCNLECYCSCGRNKKDNIDCCANCVESMEIVLCAQNKELSSKVLDILKPVKCSICNNQFADEVTLASHLASHGSQTQIRAVREAPKDMKVDELKTELRARRLCTTGNKDILVRRLEGAIADEHWALLVHLSGFQKSSHIFTSKLLLAVM; this is encoded by the exons ATGCCTGGAGATGATCCACAACGCAAAACGGAAACCAGACTATCTGAAAAAAGAAGCCAGACTGCACATGGTATGCAAAGTGAAGAGGAAACCAATGATGCACCTACTGAGGAACCAAGCTTAAAGTCAAAG CTAGGTGCTGGGGAAAGAGTTTCAAGGTTAGAAATTGCAGAGCAGGCTAACAAGAGGCTAGTCACTTACATGGAAAATACCTGTACCAGGCACCAAACACCAGAAGCTGGTAAGCCAGGCTGTGGACTGGGGTACCTTGTATCTTTTATAAAGGAACATTACGctgatgaaaacaaaaggtACAATCAGCTGCCGACACGACTAATTGGTGATCAAGCTATTTCCTTGGGCCGTTATGGGTACCGGTTGATGGATGGTTTGGAATGCGCTGATGAGTCACCTGCCCAGCACCTGAGGACTTTGGCCTTGGGCAGGATTGTACTTTACCTACGACAGGCCTGTACATTGTTCAAGAAAGTGTCCACAAATAAAGCTGAAGTACTAGAGCTCAAGGAATACTGTCAACTTTACTTCAATTTTTACTGTCTGTTTTTCCCCAGTTATGTCAATGTTACTACCTGGACAATAGCTTATGCAATCCCCTATCATGCATTGAAGATCTATGACAAGTACAGAATAGGGTATGGAATAATCTCCCTCCAGGCTAAAGAAGCAAAACACTTAGGGATTAAGTCTGATCTAGCTTTAAGTAACAGATCCAACAAAACAGatgcaactcggaaatggtggCAGGTCATGCGAGCAAATTACATACGTAGTTTCTACCTTCCAGAACATCAGCCCATGCCCAGCTGTTACAGCTCACATTTTAAATCCCGTGTTCCACCCCACTGTAACCTTGAGTGCTATTGCAGTTGTGGCAGAAATAAGAAAGACAACATTGATTGTTGTGCCAATTGCGTTGAGAGTATGGAAATTGTTCTGTGTGCACAGAACAAAGAACTCTCCTCAAAGGTCCTTGACATTCTGAAGCCTGTAAAATGTAGTATATGCAATAACCAGTTTGCAGATGAAGTAACACTGGCATCACACTTGGCCTCCCATGGATCCCAAACACAGATAAGAGCAGTCAGAGAGGCACCAAAAGACATGAAAGTGGATGAACTTAAGACTGAACTGCGTGCAAGGAGACTTTGTACAACAGGCAACAAGGATATTCTTGTGAGAAGACTAGAGGGTGCAATAGCAGATGAACACTGGGCCTTGTTAGTTCATTTATCCGGTTTTCAGAAATCAAGTCATATATTTACAAGCAAATTATTACTAGCTGtaatgtaa
- the LOC138041372 gene encoding uncharacterized protein → MFFRVKLARPVPADRNRPDVIQKRLDYANWFMGHAVVNHSVFIDECGYNIWTARTHGRARRGERAYRHVCGQRGRNVTVTMAISPTNGLVFHSACIGGMNAQRFDDFLAQTRLNLDPDEHVIFIYDGAPAHNNPAIPGPNTELKKLPPYSPFLNIVEQAISSLKAAIKADISRPEIQEQMNNREEARRQGIALGNYRTQLLQQALKRNIGTITAAKCGQWYRFMQTYLPRCLNNEAIEG, encoded by the coding sequence ATGTTCTTTCGTGTAAAACTGGCAAGGCCTGTTCCTGCAGATAGAAACCGTCCTGATGTCATTCAGAAACGACTGGACTATGCCAACTGGTTCATGGGCCATGCTGTAGTGAACCACAGTGTTTTCATAGACGAATGTGGATACAATATTTGGACGGCAAGAACTCACGGGAGAGCAAGGAGAGGGGAACGGGCCTACAGACACGTCTGTGGTCAGCGAGGAAGAAATGTAACGGTCACAATGGCCATTTCACCCACCAATGGTCTGGTTTTCCACTCTGCATGTATTGGTGGGATGAATGCACAAAGATTTGATGACTTCTTGGCACAAACAAGACTAAACCTTGATCCAGACGAACATGTTATCTTCATCTATGACGGAGCGCCAGCCCACAATAACCCTGCTATTCCCGGTCCCAACACAGAACTAAAAAAGTTACCACCCTACAGTCCATTCTTGAACATTGTAGAACAAGCAATAAGTTCCTTGAAAGCGGCCATCAAAGCAGATATCAGCCGTCCTGAGATACAGGAACAGATGAATAACAGAGAAGAAGCAAGACGCCAGGGAATTGCTCTAGGAAATTATCGCACTCAGCTGTTGCAGCAAGCCCTAAAACGAAACATTGGTACCATTACGGCAGCTAAATGTGGGCAATGGTATCGTTTTATGCAAACGTATTTGCCACGATGCCTCAACAATGAAGCAATTGAGGGATAA
- the LOC138041371 gene encoding uncharacterized protein, with translation MPRRNRIPFEHRERLVRAFEDVNEDYLIVADTLGINRSTARSIVSRYVREGRIAERPRGGPNHVRVDNEMRDCLNDILNENCLLTLTQLNQELRQRLPRKPRICDRTVARTLKGMFFRVKLARPVPADRNRPDVIQKRLDYANWFMGHAVVNHSVFIDECGYNIWTARTHGRARRGERAYRHVCGQRGRNVTVTMAISPTNGLVFHSACIGGMNAQRFDDFLAQTRLNLDPDEHVIFIYDGAPAHNNPAIPGPNTELKKLPPYSPFLNIVEQAISSLKAAIKADISRPEIQEQMNNREEARRQGIALGNYRTQLLQQALKRNIGTITAAKCGQWYRFMQTYLPRCLNNEAIEG, from the coding sequence ATGCCAAGAAGAAACAGAATCCCATTTGAACACCGCGAAAGGTTAGTCAGGGCCTTTGAAGATGTTAACGAAGACTATCTAATAGTTGCAGATACACTTGGAATCAACAGATCCACAGCCAGAAGTATTGTGTCGAGATATGTAAGAGAAGGCAGAATCGCGGAAAGACCACGTGGAGGCCCAAACCATGTTAGGGTAGATAATGAGATGAGAGATTGCCTCAATGACATTTTGAACGAAAATTGCTTACTGACTCTCACACAGCTTAATCAAGAATTGAGACAACGCCTTCCTCGAAAACCCAGAATCTGCGACCGCACTGTGGCAAGAACTTTGAAAGGAATGTTCTTTCGTGTAAAACTGGCAAGGCCTGTTCCTGCAGATAGAAACCGTCCTGATGTCATTCAGAAACGACTGGACTATGCCAACTGGTTCATGGGCCATGCTGTAGTGAACCACAGTGTTTTCATAGACGAATGTGGATACAATATTTGGACGGCAAGAACTCACGGGAGAGCAAGGAGAGGGGAACGGGCCTACAGACACGTCTGTGGTCAGCGAGGAAGAAATGTAACGGTCACAATGGCCATTTCACCCACCAATGGTCTGGTTTTCCACTCTGCATGTATTGGTGGGATGAATGCACAAAGATTTGATGACTTCTTGGCACAAACAAGACTAAACCTTGATCCAGACGAACATGTTATCTTCATCTATGACGGAGCGCCAGCCCACAATAACCCTGCTATTCCCGGTCCCAACACAGAACTAAAAAAGTTACCACCCTACAGTCCATTCTTGAACATTGTAGAACAAGCAATAAGTTCCTTGAAAGCGGCCATCAAAGCAGATATCAGCCGTCCTGAGATACAGGAACAGATGAATAACAGAGAAGAAGCAAGACGCCAGGGAATTGCTCTAGGAAATTATCGCACTCAGCTGTTGCAGCAAGCCCTAAAACGAAACATTGGTACCATTACGGCAGCTAAATGTGGGCAATGGTATCGTTTTATGCAAACGTATTTGCCACGATGCCTCAACAATGAAGCAATTGAGGGATAA
- the LOC138040285 gene encoding uncharacterized protein: MSFLKSRATSFHNNINAKHAKKLANLNTRGSQKADIDKNNWVVNLSTKPLLPEERSLSEKGPKFAPTPTIIPHKDIIAEIEAAIRHLPDDSKDAVRTSSAAVLHRARLPEHNNVSKEERKSLNNLKKDQSRVVMKADKGNCFVVMD, translated from the coding sequence ATGTCATTCCTGAAAAGCAGAGCAACATCTTTTCACAATAACATCAATGCCAAACATGCCAAAAAACTCGCTAATTTGAACACCAGGGGTTCACAAAAAGCTGACATCGACAAGAACAACTGGGTTGTGAACCTCTCCACGAAACCACTTTTACCAGAGGAACGATCTCTCTCGGAGAAAGGCCCCAAATTTGCCCCAACGCCAACTATCATACCACATAAGGACATCATTGCTGAAATTGAAGCTGCCATCCGCCACCTGCCTGATGATTCCAAAGATGCGGTTAGAACAAGTTCTGCTGCTGTTCTTCATAGAGCACGACTACCCGAACACAATAATGTttccaaagaagaaagaaaatcctTAAACAATCTTAAGAAAGACCAGTCCAGAGTCGTAATGAAGGCCGACAAGGGGAATTGTTTTGTTGTCATGGATTGA